GTCATGGCGGACGGGGAGAACGGCGACGACGGGTCGGAAACCGGCGGGTTCGACGGAATGAACGCGGAGGAAGACGGCGGCGACGACGAACCGGGGTTCGACGCGTCCTGAGTTGCCGGGGGAGAGACGGGATGAGACGTGTCTGCATAGCGACGGCCTTCCTGCTTCTGGCCGCGGCGGCGATGTCCGGGGCCGGCGAACCGGCGCTTCGGGGCGCGGGCCGCGCCCTGGTGGCGATCGGCCCCGACGGGTGCCTCGGCGACGGCGACGGGGGCCTTCGCTGGCCCGGCGCCGGCGGGACGGAGTTCTTCGGCGGCGGCACGGTGCTCGTCCGCTGGGTGGACGGCGGCGGCCGGCGCGTCGAGCTGAGATGCGACGATCTCGTGCCCGTGCCCGGCATCGCGGCTGACGGAACGCTCTGCGAGGGATGCGACCGGGGCAAGCGGTACCCGGATCGCAGGTGCGACGACGACGGGGACGGCCGGATCGACGAGGACCCCCTCGACGGGCAAGACAACGACGGGGACGGCCGAATCGACGAGGATTTCGCGGCGATCGGGCATGACATGGTCGTCGTGCGCGCCCGCGACGAGGCGAGCGGGCTCGTTTTATCGCAGCGCGCCTACTCCTGGTCGTTCGGCCACGTCAGGGACTTCATCGGGTTCACCACGACGATCGAGAATCGCGCCGGCGCCGGACGCGCCGCGCCGGCGGTTGTCGAGCTCGCGCTCGAGATCGACCTTCGCCTGGGCGACGGAGACGATCCGGGACGCGGCATGGACGACCGCGTGCGATACGTCGGCCTTGACGCCGAGGGGGAACCGGCGGAAACCGGGATCCGGATCGTCGCCGTGTCGGACGACGGCGGATTCGCCGCGATCTGCCCCCTCGACGCCGTGGGGCCCGGTGGCCTCCGGATCGGGGCGGCGGCCGTCGCGGCACCGCGGCGCCGGGCGCGCGAGCTGCTCCGCGCCGAGCCGGGATCGAGGCTCGCGCGGGAGCGGGAGCGGGAGACGGTCCGCCTCCTCCGCGCGGACGGCGACCGGTCGCCGACCGGACGGCTCGCCGTCGGCGGGGAGACCGAAACGCGCGATCTCGCCGAAGGCGAAACCACCGTCCTCCTCTCCCTCGACGTCGTCGAGTCGTTTCCCCCCGGAACGTCGGTGACTCTCGAGTGGGCGCTCGTCTTCGGGCGGACGCGCGAGGCGCTGCTCTCCAACGTCGCCCGCGCCGTCGAGACCTACCGGGGAACGGCCGACCGGGAGGGGACGGTGCACCGCTGGATCGTGCCGGCGCGCCGCGCCGGACGCATCGAGATCGAGCCGGGCCTCGCCACGGTCTGGACGCGCGGACAGACGATCCGCGCCGCCGCGCTGACCCTTCCCGCCGCGGTCGAGACGGAGGACGTCGAATGGCTCGGCGTCGACGGCGACCGGACGGTCTCCTGGGAGCGGATCGGCGGCAAGATCCTCGTTCCGATCGACGACGCTCGCGTGGAGGCGGGCAGCCCCTTCACCGTCGACGGGCAGCTCAGCGACGGCACCATCTTCGTCGCCCGCGTCGGCCGGGATCTCCTCGACGACCTCGGAAACAAGGACGCGTCCCCGGACCGGCTGCCGGACGACGCGCTGCGGCTCTGGCCCAACCCCTTCCGCTCCTCTCTGAACATCGATCTCCAGGTGGAGGACCCGCCGGTCGCCACGGGCGTGTCCAGGGGCGCCGGGCGGGGCGCGGGTCTCAGCACGGTCCGGATCTACGATGTGCAGGGGCGGCTCGTCCGCGCGATCCTCGACGAGGAATTCCTCCACCCCGGGGCCTACAGCCGGATGTGGGACGGCCTCGACGAGACGGGGGCCGAGGTCGCGCCCGGCGTCTACTACTGCACCTTCCGCCTCGGCGAACGGTCCCTGACGAAACGGGTGATCCTGCTGCGGTGACCAGGCATCTCTACACGCCCCCTCCCGAAACGCCCGAGGAACGCGCTTTTCTCGTCGGCGTGCGCCTGCCCGGCGCGCAACTCGAGGACGAGAAGGAGAATCTCCGCGAGCTGGCCGCCCTCGCCGCCACCGCCGGGGCGACGGTCGTCGGCCAGACGATCCAGGGACGCACGCGGATCGACGGGTCGACCTACATCGGGGAGGGGAAGGTCGAGGAGATCGCCGGGGAGATCGCGCAACTCGAGGCGAACATCGTGGTCTTCGACGACGACCTCTCGCCCGCCCAGGCGCGGAACATCGAGGAGCGGCTCCAGGTCAACGTCGTCGACCGCACCGAGGTCATCCTCGACATCTTCGCCCGCCGCGCCCGGACGAGGCAGGCGAGGATACAGGTCGAGATCGCCCAGCTCACCTACGCCCTGCCCCGCCTCCGCCGACTGTGGGCCCACCTCTCCCGCCAGGCGGGGGGGATCGGCACCCGCGGCCCCGGCGAGACGCAGCTCGAGGTGGACCGCCGGCGGGTCCGCGAGCGCATCGACGGGCTCGAGCGGAAGCTCGCCCGCATCCGGCGCGGCGTGGAGGAGCGGCGCAAGCGGCGCGGCGACCGGTTCGGCGCCGCGATCGTCGGTTACACGAACGCGGGGAAATCGACGATGCTCAACCGCCTCGCCGGAAGCGACGTCGAGGAGAGCGGCCGGCTCTTCTCCACGCTCGATTCGACGACGAGGCGCGTCGACCTCCCGGGGGGCGGCCCGATCCTCGTGACCGACACGATCGGGTTCATCCGCAAGCTTCCCGCCCACCTCGTGGAGTCCTTCCGCGCCACCCTGCTCGATGTCCGGGAGGCGGACCTGCTCCTACACATCGTCGACGCGTCCGCCCCCCGCTACGAGGAGCGCATCGAGACGGTCGACGGCGTCCTCGGCCGGCTCGGACGCGGCCAGGCCGACGCGCCGACCCTGCTCGTCTTCAACAAGACCGACCTTCTCGACGGGGAGGCGCGCGACGCGCTGGCCAGGCGGCGCCCCGACGCGATCCTCGCCAGCGCCGGGACGGGGGAGGGTGTCGACCAGCTGCTCGACGCGATCGGACGGATCGCGGAGCGCGACCGCGTCGACGCCGAGGTCGTCGTTCCGCACGACGACGGCCGCCGGATCGCTCTCGTCGAACGAACGGCCGTCGAGACGATCGAACGGCGCCTCGACGGCGACCGGCTCCGGTACGTCGTGCGCGTGAGGCGGCGCGACCTCGCCATCCTCGAAAAAGCGGGAGAGGTGCGGCTATTGCCGCTCGGGGGCTGACGCGCCGCCGGTGTAGACGAGCGTTCCATCCTCGATCGAGACCGATCCGTGTCCGTTCGCGAGCATCTCCTTCATCTCCGTCGTCTCGCGACTCGCCGCCTTCAGCTCGTAGCTGCGGTCGAGCTGCGTGATGATGAACCGCGACAGCAAAATGAAGGCGACCGGCACGGCGAGGGGCACGTACCGCCGCCAGCGGTGGATCGCGATGAGCCGTGAGCAGTAGACGGCCCCCGCGGCGATGACCACGTTGAAGCCGACCGAGACGAGATAGAGGTGCCGGATGTTCAGCCAGTCGTTGGGGAACTGGAAGAAGGCGAAGGGAAGGACCATCATGTAGGTCCAGGCGATGAAGAAGCGGATCGTCCGGTTGCCGAAGATGAAGCCGAAGACCGAGTAGGAGACGACCGTCAGCGAGATGAGGATGCGGATCTCGGTGGCGAAGCGGTAGATGAACCTCACGGGGAGCGCGGCCTGCTCGACGAGGTTCGACGTGTGGATCGGGAAGATCATCCTCACGAGATAGTTGATCACGTTCTTCGCCGCGTAGTAGATGTACAGCCACGGTCCCGGGTTCCGCGTGTAGAAGGACGGCCGGTAGCCGAAGACGGAGAGCTTCACGACGAGGGCGGCCGCCGCGACGAGGAGGAGGACGACGAAGGGCCCGTTGACGGTCCGCGTGCCGGCGTCCTTCCGGAAGAAGAAGTTGAACGCGAGGAAGGCGCCGAGGATCGAGAAGCTCGTGCTCTTCGAGAGCATCGACGCGACGAAGAAGACGAACGCGAGGGCGAACCACGGCGTAAACATGCGCCCGCCGGCGTCGATCTCGTTCTTGAAGAAGAAATACATCGTCGAGAGGGTGAAGGCGGTGACGAGAAGATCCTCGAATCCGGAGGCGATCATCACCGTCTTGCCGTAGGAGCCCACCGTGAAGACGAAGAGGAGGGCCGAGAGGAAGGCGACGCCGTCGTCGCGGAGGAGCTTGCGGACCATCAGGAAGACGAGATAGGAATTGAGGGCGTGCAGGATGATGTTGAAGATGAGGTAGCCGCGCGGGGCGAAGAAAAAGCGTTTGAAGAGAAGCGCGTGGATACCGTACACGATCGGTTGGAAGGTCCTGGGCGGCGACGACTCGTAGACGGCCGAGTGGTCGGCGTCGATGCGGAGGCTCTGGTCGAGGAGCAGGAAGTCGGCGCTCTGCCAGAAGCCGTTGTCGAGGGCCAGGCCGAAAAAGAGGAACGCGAGCGCGAGGAACGCGAACGGGGCAAGGATTGTCTTCGCCTTCAAGCGTACCCTCCATGGTCCGGACCTGCGTCGCCCGAGTATAGCAGGTCGGCGCGCGGGGGAAAACAGGCAAAATGAAAGGCGGCAGCATGGAATATCCGTACCTGATCGACGGGGAATGGCTCGACGACGGCGAGGCGCTCGAGGTGCGTTCCCCCTTCACCGGGGAGACGGTCGGCCTGACGCACCGTCCGCCGCCGGCGCGGGTGGAGGAAGCGGTCCGGGCCGCGGCGGCCGCGTTCGCGAAGACGCGCCGGATGCCAACGCACGAGCGGACGGCCCTGCTCGCCCGGATCGCCGCCGCGATACGCGAAACGGCAAACGAGCTCGCCGCGGGGATCGCGCTCGAGGCGGGCAAGCCGATGCGCTACGCCCGCGGCGAAGTCGCGCGCGCCGCGCAGACCTTCGACGAGGCGGCGGCGGAATGCAGCCGGCTCTACGGCGAGGTGATCCCCCTCGACGTCTCGCCCGCCGCGGAGGGGCGGCTCGGTTTCGTCCGGCACGTTCCCGCGGGGCCCGTCCTCGCCATCACGCCCTTCAATTTCCCCTTGAACCTCGTCGCCCACAAGGTCGCGCCCGCCCTCGCCGCCGGGTGCCCGGTCGTTTTGAAGCCGGCGAGCGCGACGCCGCTCACCGCGCTGCGGCTGGCACGGATCGTGACGGAAGCGGGGGCGCCCCCCGGCGCCCTCGCCGTGCTGCCGATCGGCGGAAAGGAGGCCGGCGTCCTCGCCGAACGCGGCGAGATACGCACGGTCAGCTTCACCGGGTCGGCGGCGGTCGGATGGGAGCTCGGCCGCCGGGCCTCCAGGAAGAAGGTCACCCTCGAGCTGGGGGGCAACGCCGCGGCGATCGTGCACGGGGACTGGGAAGACATCGAACGGGCGGTCTCGCGGATCGTCATGGGGGCTTTCGCCTTCTCGGGGCAGGTCTGCATCTCCGTGCAGCGCGTCTACGTCCACCGGCGCGTCGCCGACCGGTTCCGCGAAAAGCTCTTCGCTTGCGTCGCCGCGCTGCGCGCGGGGGATCCGCTCGACGAGGAGACCGACATCGGCCCGATGATCGACGATGCGGAGGCGGCGAGGGTGGCCGGCTGGCTGGAGGAAGCGGTGGCGGGCGGCGCGGTGGTGGCCGCGGGGGGCGGCAGGCGGGGGGCCTTCCACGAGCCGACCGTCGTGGAGGAAGTTCGGCCGGGCATGAAAATCGTCGACGAGGAGGTCTTCGGCCCCGTCCTCTGCCTCGCCGACTACGACGGGATCGACGAGGCCCTCGCCGCCGCCGGACGGTCGCGGTTCGGCCTCCAGGCGGGCGTCTTCGCCCGTGACATCGGCGTCGTCATGCGGGCCTGGGAGGAGCTCGAGGTGGGCGGCGTCATCGCCGGCGACGTGCCGACCTTTCGCGTGGACCGGATGCCGTACGGCGGGGTCAGGGATTCCGGACGGGGACGCGAGGGGCTCCGATGGGCGATCCGCGGGATGTGCGAGCCGCGACTGCTCGTCATCGCCCCCTGAGGTGAAAAGAAGACGCGGGCCGGCCGAAGCCGGCCCGCGCGTCGCTCTGCGCCGGGATCCTCCAACCTATCCCCTCGCGAAGAGGGTGGCGAAGACCTTCGCGTCTCCGAGCATGAAATCGATCGTGGTGTGCTCGTTGGGCATGTGCGCCGTGTCGTCGATCCGCGACCAGACGACGGCGGGAAGCCCGGCCCGGCGGAAAAAGGCGGCCACGGTCCCGCCGCCGATCCCCTGCGGCTTCGCCTCGACGCCGTAGATTTCGCGTATCGCCGATGAGAGCGCCGTGACGACGGGCGCGTCGACCGGCGTCGCCGGGGCGGCGTCCTCCCGCTGGGGGGAGGAGAGCTCGATCGTGACGCCGAACTGTTTCTCCACCTCGCGGACCATCGTCTCTATCGTCGCGTGGACGTCGTCGAGCGGGATGCCGGGCAAAACGCGCATGTCCATGTAGAAGACGTCCTCGCCGGGGATCGAGTTGACGTTGGGGACGTTCGCCTCCTTCTTCGTGGGCTCGAAGGTGCTGATCGGCGGTTCGAAGACCTCGTCGCGGCGGTCGTAGATCTCGTACAGCCGGTCGAGGCGCGTGATGAGGTGGGCCCCCGCGCGGTGGGCGTTGATCCCCTTGCCCGGCTCGGAGGCGTGGCACTGCCGGCCCCTGACGACGACCTTGAGCCAGTAGATCGATTTCTCGGCCACCTCGATCTGCGATCCGTCGGGCACGCCCGAGTCGGGGACGAGGATGTAGTCGTTCTCCGAGAAGAGATCGGGACGCTCGCCGATGAGATGGCCGATCCCGAACCGGCTTCCCGTCTCCTCGTCGGAGACGAGGATGACCCCGGTGTCGCAGGGCAGCTCGACGCCGAGCTCCCTGGCCGCCTTGAGGGCGAGAAGCGGCGTGACGAAGCCGTGGTGGTTGTCCTCGACGCCGCGGCCGTAGAGCCGGCCGTCCTTCTCGACGACGACGTAGGGGTCGGTCTCCCAGAGCGAGATCTCCCCGGGGGGGACGACGTCGAGGTGTCCCATCACCCAGATGCGGCGGTCGGCGGACGCCCCCTTCATGAGGGCGACGATGTTGGGCCGCACGCCGGAGGGCACCCGGTCGTCCGGGGCGTCGACGTGCTCGACAGAATCGAAGCCGATGTGCTCGGCCATCCACGACTCGATGAAGGCGGCCTTTTCCGCTTCGCCCCCGCCGTCGTTCTCGGGGCCGAGCGCGGGGATCGCGACGAGGCTCGTCTGCAGGTCGATCGCGAGCTGGCGGTAACCGTCGATCTTCTCGAGCATCTTCTTCAGGGTATCGGCGTCCATTTCTCCTCCTCTGCCGTGTGCCGCCGGGCGGCCGCGGCGCGCTGCCGGCCGGCCGGACTCACGACGGTATCACCGCCCATGGGGCCGGTCAAGGCCATTCGCCCCGCCAGGCGAAGCCCGTTGACCTGACGGCCGGCGCGTGGTGTAATGTCGGGCGACTGGACACGTCGTCGCCACGGACCGGGAAGGAGACGGCGCGGATCGCGCCGGGAAAGGAACAAGACATGACAGGACGCATCATTTTGACGGCCTGCGCGTTGCTGGCGGCGCTCGGCGCCGGCTGCACGAGCCGGGAGGAGGCGATCGAGGCCTTGCCGACCGACGAGATCGCGCGGCGCAACGAGGCGTACGCGCCCTACGAGATGACGGTCCCCTGGGATCTTCTCGACGAGAACGAGCAAACGGCCCTGCGGCATCTCTACGACGCGGCGGTCGTCATGGACGAACTCTTCCTCCGGCAGGTCGACGAGGGGAACGTCGAGTTGCGCGAGCGGGTCCGGCGAAGCGGCGACGAGACGCTCCAGCGGTTCTTCCGGATCAACGTGGGGCCGTGGGACCGCCTGGCCGGCGACGAGCCGGTGATCGGCTCGCGGCCGAAGCCGCCCGGCGCGGCCTTCTACCCGGCCGACATGACGAAGGAGGAGTTCGAGGCGCACATCGCCGCGCACCCGGGGGAGCGGGAGGCATTCGAGGGCACCTTCACCGTCATCCGGCGCGACGCGGCCGGCGGTCTCGTCGCCGTCCCCTACGCCGAGGCCTGGCGCGACCTGCTCGAGACGGCGAAGGCCTCCCTCGACGCGGCGGCCGACGCCACCGGCAACGCGTCGCTCGCCGCCTTCCTCCGCCTGCGCGGCGCCGCCTTCCTCTCCAACGACTACTTCGAAAGCGACATGGCCTGGATGGACGTCCGGGACAACCTTCTCGACGTGACGATCGGGCCGTACGAGGTCTACGAGGACAACCTCTTCAACTACAAGGCCGCCTTCGAGGCGTTCGTCTGCATCCGCGACCCGGAGGAGAGCCGCAAGCTCGACGGGCTCAAGGCCTACCTCGTCCGGATGGAGAAGAACCTCCCGATCCCCGACGAGTACAAGAACCTCGCGCGGGGGACCGAATCGCCGATCTCGGTGGCCGACGTCGTCTTCTCGGCGGGCGACACCAAGGCGGGCGTGCAGACCCTCGCCTTCAACCTGCCCAACGACGAGCGCGTGCGCGAGGCCAAGGGATGCAAGAAGGTGATGCTGAGGAACATCTGCCACGCGAAGTTCGACCGGATCCTCCGGCCGATCGCCGAGCGGCTCGTCGATTCGGCCCAGCTCGATCTGGTGACCTT
This genomic window from Candidatus Krumholzibacteriota bacterium contains:
- a CDS encoding peptidase, translating into MTGRIILTACALLAALGAGCTSREEAIEALPTDEIARRNEAYAPYEMTVPWDLLDENEQTALRHLYDAAVVMDELFLRQVDEGNVELRERVRRSGDETLQRFFRINVGPWDRLAGDEPVIGSRPKPPGAAFYPADMTKEEFEAHIAAHPGEREAFEGTFTVIRRDAAGGLVAVPYAEAWRDLLETAKASLDAAADATGNASLAAFLRLRGAAFLSNDYFESDMAWMDVRDNLLDVTIGPYEVYEDNLFNYKAAFEAFVCIRDPEESRKLDGLKAYLVRMEKNLPIPDEYKNLARGTESPISVADVVFSAGDTKAGVQTLAFNLPNDERVREAKGCKKVMLRNICHAKFDRILRPIAERLVDSAQLDLVTFDAYFNHILLHEFSHGLGPGRITLADGVETTVNRELRETYSAIEEAKADIVGQYNVYYLVDDGFFPASLGEETAVTYLAGFFRSVRFGIEAAHGAANMMAFNFFREKGAYLYDEVSGRWSVDTAKIRGAVEDFSREILMIQAHGDYAAAKRFLETYGVMGDEVRASLARLDDVPVDIDPRFAIEKEFGKD
- a CDS encoding aldehyde dehydrogenase family protein — protein: MKGGSMEYPYLIDGEWLDDGEALEVRSPFTGETVGLTHRPPPARVEEAVRAAAAAFAKTRRMPTHERTALLARIAAAIRETANELAAGIALEAGKPMRYARGEVARAAQTFDEAAAECSRLYGEVIPLDVSPAAEGRLGFVRHVPAGPVLAITPFNFPLNLVAHKVAPALAAGCPVVLKPASATPLTALRLARIVTEAGAPPGALAVLPIGGKEAGVLAERGEIRTVSFTGSAAVGWELGRRASRKKVTLELGGNAAAIVHGDWEDIERAVSRIVMGAFAFSGQVCISVQRVYVHRRVADRFREKLFACVAALRAGDPLDEETDIGPMIDDAEAARVAGWLEEAVAGGAVVAAGGGRRGAFHEPTVVEEVRPGMKIVDEEVFGPVLCLADYDGIDEALAAAGRSRFGLQAGVFARDIGVVMRAWEELEVGGVIAGDVPTFRVDRMPYGGVRDSGRGREGLRWAIRGMCEPRLLVIAP
- a CDS encoding M20 family metallo-hydrolase, with the protein product MDADTLKKMLEKIDGYRQLAIDLQTSLVAIPALGPENDGGGEAEKAAFIESWMAEHIGFDSVEHVDAPDDRVPSGVRPNIVALMKGASADRRIWVMGHLDVVPPGEISLWETDPYVVVEKDGRLYGRGVEDNHHGFVTPLLALKAARELGVELPCDTGVILVSDEETGSRFGIGHLIGERPDLFSENDYILVPDSGVPDGSQIEVAEKSIYWLKVVVRGRQCHASEPGKGINAHRAGAHLITRLDRLYEIYDRRDEVFEPPISTFEPTKKEANVPNVNSIPGEDVFYMDMRVLPGIPLDDVHATIETMVREVEKQFGVTIELSSPQREDAAPATPVDAPVVTALSSAIREIYGVEAKPQGIGGGTVAAFFRRAGLPAVVWSRIDDTAHMPNEHTTIDFMLGDAKVFATLFARG
- the hflX gene encoding GTPase HflX, which translates into the protein MTRHLYTPPPETPEERAFLVGVRLPGAQLEDEKENLRELAALAATAGATVVGQTIQGRTRIDGSTYIGEGKVEEIAGEIAQLEANIVVFDDDLSPAQARNIEERLQVNVVDRTEVILDIFARRARTRQARIQVEIAQLTYALPRLRRLWAHLSRQAGGIGTRGPGETQLEVDRRRVRERIDGLERKLARIRRGVEERRKRRGDRFGAAIVGYTNAGKSTMLNRLAGSDVEESGRLFSTLDSTTRRVDLPGGGPILVTDTIGFIRKLPAHLVESFRATLLDVREADLLLHIVDASAPRYEERIETVDGVLGRLGRGQADAPTLLVFNKTDLLDGEARDALARRRPDAILASAGTGEGVDQLLDAIGRIAERDRVDAEVVVPHDDGRRIALVERTAVETIERRLDGDRLRYVVRVRRRDLAILEKAGEVRLLPLGG